A part of Stigmatopora nigra isolate UIUO_SnigA unplaced genomic scaffold, RoL_Snig_1.1 HiC_scaffold_25, whole genome shotgun sequence genomic DNA contains:
- the LOC144192062 gene encoding hormonally up-regulated neu tumor-associated kinase homolog A: MPGAAVKVKGDVGGRGSTGPTSLAPPRKELLRSFPHTKRVGSYLVGKMINKGSFAKVMEGLHLDTGEKVAIKVVDKKKARLDSYVHKNMRREAYIHQMIRHPNVVVLLETLETENSYYLVLELCAGGDLMERICDWKRLPEKEVRRYTRQILSAVAHLHQHGVVHRDLKIENFLLDENNNIKIVDFGLSNTVRSESLPAELLSTQCGSPAYAAPELLAHQKYGPKVDVWSIGVSVFAMLTGTLPFTVEPFNIRQLHHKMVDGDIGHIPGDISKGAVTFVLSLLEADPDIRPSVRTAMEAPWISQGYAKRPLQTLWFDNRLHAKDVDASVLAYMTDTLGHSPAEVTRSLASNRPSAAMASYYLLLAKIHRTPGGLKSDVVKVKKSPGGRPKANRQMGERQRGGTRTNQTTLREDVSRISSPRKPSPEAVVTLSTKEPLILPDVMGPKQQVIHLSPPITTPTHLCDSAPSHVPIDPPVDSGVQKLLLPAQLLNRKSRSDSGGGPPEPILRKSPASPRVHLDPANGAPPTTLPRLCNPEPKNTGDGKALWIPLKSPGPASKTHPLAGKGGKAGGSRRTSRRRMTGLSLPLLPAALQRKTDRKLRSIDC, from the exons ATGCCGGGCGCCGCAGTGAAGGTGAAAGGGGACGTCGGCGGCAGAGGGAGCACGGGCCCCACCTCGCTGGCACCCCCCCGCAAGGAGCTGCTGAGAAGTTTCCCCCACACCAAGCGGGTGGGCTCCTACCTTGTAGGAAAGATGATCAACAAGGGTTCCTTTGCCAAGGTGATGGAGGGTCTTCACTTGGACACAGGAGAGAAG GTAGCCATCAAGGTGGTTGACAAAAAGAAAGCCCGCCTGGACTCTTATGTGCACAAGAACATGAGGAGAGAAGCGTACATCCATCAGATGATACGACACCCAAATGTCGTCGTCCTTTTGGAG aCTCTGGAAACGGAGAACAGCTACTACCTGGTTTTGGAGTTGTGTGCTGGTGGCGACCTGATGGAGCGCATTTGCGACTGGAAGCGTCTGCCGGAGAAAGAAGTCCGGCGATACACACGGCAGATCTTGTCAGCGGTGGCGCATCTACACCAGCATGGTGTCGTACACAG AGATTTGAAGATTGAGAACTTTCTGCTGGACGAGAATAACAACATCAAGATTGTGG ACTTCGGCCTGAGCAACACGGTAAGGTCAGAGTCTCTGCCCGCCGAGTTGCTCAGCACCCAGTGCGGAAGCCCCGCTTACGCCGCCCCTGAACTCCTCGCCCACCAGAAGTACGGACCCAAAGTGGATGTGTGGTCCAT AGGTGTGAGCGTGTTCGCCATGCTGACCGGCACGCTGCCGTTTACCGTGGAGCCCTTCAACATCAGACAACTGCACCACAAGATGGTGGACGGAGACATCGGACACATACCTGGTGACATTAGCAAAG GTGCAGTGACCTTCGTGTTGTCTCTGCTGGAAGCCGACCCTGACATCAGACCAAGCGTCCGAACCGCCATGGAGGCGCCTTGGATCAGCCAAGGTTACGCCAAGAGGCCACTACAAACACTCTGGTTTGACAACAG GCTGCACGCCAAAGACGTCGACGCCTCGGTGCTGGCGTACATGACGGACACGTTGGGCCACTCGCCCGCGGAGGtcactcgctcgctcgccaGCAATCGGCCCTCCGCCGCCATGGCCTCCTACTACTTGCTGCTAGCCAAGATCCACAGGACCCCTGGAGGTCTTAAA AGCGACGTCGTCAAGGTGAAAAAGTCGCCGGGCGGACGTCCCAAAGCCAACAGACAAATGGGAGAGCGCCAGCGTGGTGGGACAAGAACCAATCAGACGACACTAAGAGAAGATGTCAGCAGGATATCGTCTCCTAGGAAACCGTCTCCCGAAGCTGTCGTCACCTTGAGTACAAAAGAACCTTTGATTCTTCCTGACg TGATGGGACCCAAACAGCAAGTTATCCATCTGTCTCCTCCAATAACTACCCCAACACACCTGTGTGACTCTGCCCCTTCCCACGTACCCATCGATCCACCAGTAGACAGCGGCGTGCAAAAGCTCCTCCTACCTGCACAGCTTCTCAACAGAAAATCGCGGTCTGACAGCGGCGGTGGTCCGCCGGAGCCCATCCTAAGGAAAAGCCCCGCCTCTCCCAGAGTGCACCTGGACCCCGCAAATGGAGCTCCGCCAACCACGCTGCCACGCCTATGCAACCCAGAACCGAAAAACACAGGAGACGGGAAGGCTCTGTGGATCCCACTGAAATCTCCCGGCCCCGCCTCCAAAACTCAC